Proteins encoded by one window of Cannabis sativa cultivar Pink pepper isolate KNU-18-1 chromosome 4, ASM2916894v1, whole genome shotgun sequence:
- the LOC115719988 gene encoding uncharacterized protein LOC115719988 produces the protein MAITRSSSSPSPVLKKKSKMGKKSLANKSKGKRPIIDDFDSDFEAPMPKRVKPTSSKKSKLNLEESSLPEISGKKFQKSITHSADRTEVWDCKFSPSDFYRSKCVCTSVYSVINNIKNTLSVNLLSLFRQTQFGHFLDMPEFVFHPQVVHSLLLREVLQPNPKEFWAKVAGRCIRFSAEEFYLISGLDCFGDCNKLLFSQETNQLVETCFRGVKTIDNKAIEDAFLGSRWGLDESIGLKMAVLYFIQCFLLSNTPDKEVSRFVLDVVDSGRWDEYCWGRESFELTIDSFKGRIEHGIIMKNRKAEKGGQYDGWYRALGCPWVFTVWFYECCPAMVNSFCKRVSSSIPRILNWSNTIVTKNPTLRDLKGKIFDLPLEKLKIKNMRPTDEERQQLQLDGLFLDESIDERGVAKQSFEGGSSSKKSDSADIDWMKSKLEMLSSNQSSLAEDFISLRCFVDFNFKSVMTVIKDIQEKVNAIHRRPSDEGKSSDELVTQDSDDDPDDDDDDDDDAEDDDKQLPDPENIDSDSDDGGELVKVGGDADDADKAVTAVPSADVNPSEDVGGSDKNVKDVEKPKGDESRLKGDDFFDGLSQLVIDDDQVVLAGLEAVAKINVPAPNPDVVGEKSDALHTDEETEDTVSDTPLLDKRKRAPALKSPFVDFGSADVGSTPMELMSSGSQSAGDDRDFKMVTYVKGLYALNDAFADPVSTEIEAKFDSWIGEGLLKHPRHYNCYEDGAKKFTPGFRLGVDYVEDKTWFYHLATCDMFMNDSHMNTIFYYLRKKGKYSSAVTLNFATTDCLFDDSIQALYHKFNKAKSMKTKMSHIHAAHPIAHYIRGMRIPCSKPWYEADHVLFIINLRRESHWVFGRLDVHERTLFLYNSLRTAKMNAAARNAMKAYSVLLPLFFDLLGFWKNRAQVPASVSDPTAPFRIVELSGLASQQKK, from the exons ATGGCAATCACTCGGTCATCTTCATCCCCTTCTCCAGTTCTCAAAAAGAAATCAAAAATGGGCAAGAAATCTTTGGCCAACAAATCCAAGGGTAAACGCCCAATCATTGATGAttttgattctgattttgaagCTCCCATGCCGAAGCGTGTGAAACCCACTTCTTCGAAGAAATCGAAGCTGAACTTGGAGGAGTCCTCGCTTCCAGAAATTTCTgggaaaaaattccaaaaatctATTACACATTCTGCAGATCGGACTGAG GTTTGGGACTGTAAATTTAGTCCTTCTGATTTTTACAGATCTAAGTGTGTGTGCACCAGTGTGTATTCTgtgataaataatattaaaaacactTTATCTGTTAATTTGCTTTCTTTGTTTCGTCAAACTCAGTTTGGGCATTTTCTGGATATGCCTGAGTTTGTTTTTCACCCACAAGTCGTTCATAGTTTACTACTAAGGGAAGTTTTACAGCCTAATCCTAAGGAGTTTTGGGCTAAGGTTGCTGGCCGTTGCATACGGTTTAGTGCCGAAGAATTTTACCTTATTTCTGGTTTAGATTGTTTCGGTGATtgcaacaagttgttgttttcacaggaaacaaatcaattggtagaaacatgtttccgtggtgtaaaaactattgacaacaaagccatcgaggatgcttttttgggtagtcggtggggtttggatgagtctattggtttgaaaatggctgttttgtatttcattcagtgttttcttcttagcaatACTCCTGACAAAGAAGTGTCTAGGTTTGTTCTAGATGTAGTTGATAGCGGTCGGTGGGAtgagtattgttggggtagggaATCATTTGAATTGACAATTGACTCATTCAAAGGTAGGATTGAGCATGGGatcattatgaaaaatagaaaggcagagaagggaggccaatatgatggctggtatagggcattgggatgtccttgggtttttactgtttggttttatgaatgCTGTCCTGCAATGGTGAACTCTTTCTGTAAGAGAGTTTCATCTTCTATTCCCAGGATTCTGAACTGGAGCAACACCAtcgtcaccaaaaatccaacccTTCGAGACTTGAAGGGCAAGATTTTTGATTTACCTTTGGAGAAG TTGAAGATAAAAAACATGCGTCCTACTGATGAAGAGAGGCAGCAGCTTCAACTTGACGGTCTATTTCTCGatgaatctattgatgaacGTGGTGTAGCGAAGCAATCCTTCGAGGGTGGCTCATCTTCAAAGAAGTCTGATTCAGCAGATATTGATTGGATGAAATCTAAGCTGGAGATGCTCAGTTCGAATCAATCATCATTGGCCGAGGACTTCATTTCGttgaggtgttttgttgattttaatttcaaatccgtaatgactgtaattaaggatatccaagagaaggttaatgccattcatcgtcgtccttctgacgag GGAAAGTCATCGGATGAATTAGTAACtcaagattctgatgatgatcctgatgatgatgatgatgatgatgatgatgccgaGGATGATGACAAGCAATTGCCTGATCCagaaaatattgattccgactccgacgatggtggtgagttggttaaagttggTGGGGATGCTGATGATGCTGACAAGGCTGTTACTGCTGTCCCTTCTGCTGATGTGAATCCTTCTGAGGATGTTGGAGGGAGTGATAAAAATGTTAAGGATGTTGAGAAGCCGAAGGGCGATGAGTCTCGATTGAAGGGGGACGATTTCTTTGATGGATTGAGCCAGCTTGTAATAGATGATGATCAAGTTGTGTTGGCTGGCTTGGAGGCTGTTGCTAAAATCAAT gtCCCCGCACCCAATCCAGATGTTGTTGGTGAAAAGTCAGATGCCCTTCATACTGATGAAGAAACTGAGGATACTGTCTCTGATACACCTCTGTTGGATAAGAGGAAGCGTGCTCCGGCCTTGAAATCTCCATTTGTTGATTTCGGGTCTGCTGATGTCGGGAGCACTCCAATGGAGCTTATGTCCTCAGGTTCTCAGTCTGCTGGGGATGATAGGGATTTCAAAATGGTGACTTATGTGAAGGGCCTTTATGCTCTTAATGATGCTTTTGCTGATCCCGTATCTACCGAGATTGAGGCAAAATTTGACTCTTGGATTGGTGAAGGATTGCTTAAACATCCCAG gcattataattgttatgaagacggcgcaaagaaatttaccccgggttttaggctaggtgttgattatgttgaGGATAAAACTTGGTTTTACCATTTGGCCACATGCGACATGTTTATGAACGACTCG catatgaacaccatattctattaccttcggAAAAAAGGTAAGTATTCTTCCGCTGTGACGTTGAATTTCGCAACCACTGATTGTCTTTTTGATGATTCCATCCAAGCATTGTACCACAAATTTAACAAGGCCAAGTCAATGAAGACTAAGATGTCACACATTCACGCTGCCCACCCAATTGCGCATTACATCCGAGGTATGCGCATTCCCTGTTCCAAGCCTTGGTATGAAGCCGATCACGTGCTTTTCATCATCAATTTAAGAAGGGAAAGTCATTGGGTTTTTGGGCGTCTTGACGTGCACGAAAGGACGTTATTTCTGTACAATTCTTTGAGAACCGCGAAGATGAATGCCGCAGCTAGGAATGCGATGAAGGCTTATTCCGTGTTGCTGCCTTTGTTTTTCGATTTACTTGGGTTCTGGAAGAATAGAGCACAAGTTCCTGCCTCAGTTTCTGACCCTACAGCTCCATTCAGAATCGTGGAGCTTAGTGGTCTTGCGTCTCAGCAGAAGAAGTGa
- the LOC133036692 gene encoding uncharacterized protein LOC133036692 codes for MESGQEIQCLNKGTEIVERKDIPFLVFYNGKFDDRMNYENYEASGHYISANCNYEDLQQKLKDALECNQENTVLQLKYQVKEGYQPLRIKDDQSLHFYIQLKLKDPDFTTYPMCVNVINNPTTTIDATFFGNDNSLITHRSAFQPIEYNAATTEDSTNQQHIIEARVPEFGEESFDFMDYAKLVAEEMVEQLENNRKKEPEITDYDELLITDPHHPEIEEAQIYKDKETLQSVLGFYAIRNNFQFRVKKSCARTYKICCLDPKCKWALTASRNGPTKSFIIRKYDRKVIHTCDLNIRFADKRQATTKLIGNYIKPRFTNIKTTQTPQDIRGEMKHKYGVRMNYMKAWRSKEHAQEELRGKANESYRLLPGFLHMLQKTNPGTIVHMETEDDNSFKYLFVALDASIKGWKKCKPIIVIDGTFLKSTYGGTLLSACTQDANGHIFPLAFSVVDSENNNSWQWFFTKVRETYGIREEQCLISDRHESISKAACQVFPEITHCYCVYHLLSNLKATFKKNASKLDKPFFAAARAYTERKFEYHMSELDSLDIRVRPYLQQVGYHKWSRYHCKNNRYSTMTSNIAESLNAANLAARELPITTLMESLRALIQQWTYTNRKKAQKTTTFLTPTAEKKLVDNFVESLTENVKPINETMFEVIELTRSWVINLKEKTCSCNRFQLDELPCAHALAVIKEMNLNVYNYCSGYYTTRTWLETYCGSTYPVHNHTTWDVPQNIKDIIVLPPNQKIRSGRPRKRRFLSEWDTKKHNRCGKCGQHGHNRKTCNNQAIK; via the exons atg GAATCTGGACAGGAAATACAATGCTTGAACAAAGGAACAGAGATAGTA gaaaggaaagacattccattcctagtcttctacaatggaaaattcgatgatcgaatgaattatgaaaattatgaagccaGTGGACACTACATTTCTGCCAATTGTAACTATGAAGATTTGCAACAGAAACTCAAAGATGCCCTggaatgcaaccaagaaaacactgttttgcaactgaaatatcaagtgaaggaaggataccaaccattgaggataaaggatgatcaaagcctgcatttctacatacaactcaaactgaaagaccccgacttcacaacatacccaatgtgtgtgaatgtcatcaacaacccaacaacaaccatcGATGCAACATTCTTTggaaatgacaattcattaattacacatagaagcgccttccaaccaatcgaatacaatgcagcaacaacagaagactcaacaaatcaacaacatatAATTGAAGCAAGAGTACCGGAATTTGGGgaagaaagttttgacttcatggactatgcaaaacttgtggcagaggaaatggttgagcaactggaaaacaacagaaaaaaggaaccagaaatcacagattatgACGAACTACTAATCACAGATCCGCATCATCCagaaatagaagaagcacaaatatacaaagacaaagaaacactgcagagcgtgcttggtttctatgcaattaggaacaacttccaattcagagttaaaaaatcatgtgcaagaacatacaagatttgttgtttggatccaaaatgcaagtgggcactaacagcatccagaaacgggccaacaaagtcattcatcattcgaaagtacgacagaaaggtgatacacacttgtgatctaaacatcagatttgccgacaagagacaagctacaacgaaattgattggaaactacatcaagccacggttcaccaacataaaaacaactcaaacgccacaagacatcagaggagaaatgaaacacaagtatggggtcagaatgaactacatgaaagcatggagaagcaaagagCACGCGCAAGAAGAATTACGAGGAAAAGCCAACGAATCATACAGGTTGCTGCCCGGTTTTTTGCACATGTTGCAAAAAACTAATCCCGGAACAATAGTGCACATGGAAACAGAGGATGACAACAgcttcaagtacttgtttgtcgcactggatgcatcaataaaaggatggaagaaatgcaaacctataatagttattgacggaactttccttaaatcaacatatggaggtacactgctctctgcttgtacacaggatgcaaatgggcacatttttccactagctttttctgttgtggattcagaaaacaacaactcatggcaatggtttttcacaaaagtgagagaaacatatgggattagagaggaacagtgcttgatctcagatagacatgagagcataagtaaggcagcttgtcaagtatttccagaaatcacacattgctattgtgtataccacctgttaagcaacctaaaagcaaccttcaagaagaatgcaagcaagctggataaaccattcttcgctgcagccagagcatacacagagaggaaatttgaataccatatgagcgagttggacagcttggacatccgtgtaagaccatatttacaacaagttggataccacaaatggtcaagataccactgcaaaaacaacaggtattcaactatgacttcaaacattgctgaatctctaaatgcagcaaacttggcagctagagagctaccaatcacaacactgatggagtcattgagagcattgattcaacaatggacatacacaaacaggaaaaaagcacagaaaacaacaacatttttaacacctacagcagaaaagaaattagtcgacaactttgtggaatcattgacagaaaat GTAAAACCAATAAACGAGACCATGTTCGAAGTCATTGAACTAACCAGATCATGGGTCATCAACCTCAAGGAGAAAACATGCAGTTGCAACAGATTCCAACTTGATGAGTTACCGTgtgctcatgcgcttgctgttataaaagagatgaacttgaatGTTTACAACTACTGTTCGGGTTATTACACAACGCgaacatggcttgaaacatacTGCGGCTCAACATATCCGGTACATAATCACACAACTTGGGATGTGccacaaaacataaaagatatcattgttctgccaccaaaccaaaaaataagatctggaagaccaaggaaacgaaggtttttatctgaatgggatacaaaaaaacataacaggtgcGGAAAATGTGGACAACACGGACACAATcgaaagacatgcaacaatcaagcaataaaatag